AGCGCTGCTGACCGGCAGCGTCGCGGACATGGTCTGTGTTGCAGCTCGCCCCGAACAAACCCGACAAGCTGAGCAGCGAGATGAACAGCTGCGAAAACTTGTGCAGGGCCCATCGCCGCTGATCATCATCCCGCCCAGCTGTCAAATGATTGTTGGTTTTGAATTGGAAATGATTCGCCAAGATAGTGAATGCTTGATGATTCCCTATCACCCGGTCCTTTACCATCCCGACTACCAACGGTTGCGCCAGATCGTAAACGGGGCAGAATCTTCGCCGCTGGGAAAAATCGAGCAGTTAGTTTGGGAAAGACAGGCCAACCATCGCGATCGTAGTAGCGTCCTGCACGCGTTTTCACGCGATGCCTGCGTCCTTCGCGATTTGCTCGTAAATGTCAGTCGTCTGGCTGCCATGGGTGGATCGGACGACGACAATGCCCTGGCAAACCTTGGCGTGCACCTAACGGGAGACTCGGATCGGCTCGCTCGCTGGTCAATTGGCCCGATCAGCCAAGCAGCAGGAGCAAAATTGACGGTCATCGGCTCTCAGCAAACAGCCTCGCTGATCATGCCGGAGAGAAGCTTTGACTTCGAGCTCCTGCTAGATGGCGTAAAACAACAAGCAGAAAGCGGATCTCCTCCGGCTCAACTCCTCAAAGTCGTCACGCAAGAAATTGAGAAATCGTCGTCAGGAACGAATAACTGGGAACCTGTCTGCCGTGCCCTCGAATTGGAAGAGGCAGTCGAACGGAGTGCCCGCCGCGGACGCACCATCGAGTTACATAACGAGATGGTGACCGAGCGTGAAACGTTCAAGGGGATGATGGCGGCGGGTGGCTGCGGCCTCCTGCTTTGGGTGATGACGATGTTATTGATCGCCGGTATCGTGGAGGGGCTTCAGCTTCCAATACGAGACAGCTTTTTATGGAAATTATGGCCACTCATTCTCTTCGCCCCGCTGGGCATTTTCCTTTTTCTCCAGTTGTTTCAGCTAGCATTTGCCAATCGGAATCCGGAGCCGCAGGCGAAAGCTAGCACATCAACTCGGCGTGAAACGGCAGAATAAGCCGCGATTCGGGCCAATCCATCGGCCCGAACCGTCTGTCAGTCAAGCAGATCTTAGAACTCTGGCTGCGTGCGATGTTCAATTTGGGTCAACTGTACGGCGCCAGGCTCCGGAGTTGGAGCGGTGGAAACGGAATATCCGAATAACAAGATCAGCCCCTACCGCGGAGAGCGTTCGGAATCCCCTCTGCAGCTCCACCGCAGCCTCCTTCCAACGATTGCCAAAGCACACGATGAAGCACTCCCGACCAACTAGGCAATGCCCAGCAAGCTGTCTCCAAAAACTCGCCTTTGCGTTGATTTTTGTTGCGATATCGAGCAATCTCAGCAGTGCATCATCGCTACGACGATCGGCAATTGTCCGAGCCGTTGCCCAAGCGCGACCGGCCGTCGTAAGCATCCATGGCCAAAAGACGATTTCCAACGACCAATACCGCAACGCGGGTAGTCGTCGCGTCAATGGCATGGGTACAGGTGTGATCATCGATGGACGTGGCTACATCGTGACCAACCATCACGTGGTTGAGAGCGTCGGCGAAATCAAGGTCAATTTGGACAATGGCAAAGCGTATGTCGCTCGTTTAGTCGCCCACGATCCGTTCACCGATTTAGCGATCATCAAGATTCCAACTCGCGACAAGCTCGATCTGATCAACATTGGCAATTCACAAGATTTGATGACCGGTGAAGAGGTGATCGCGGTGGGCAATGCTTACGGTTACGAACAGACCGTGACTCGCGGAATCGTCAGCGCCTTGCATCGGACCGTCAAAGTCAACGACGAACAGAAGTACTATGACTTGATTCAAACGGACGCTAGTATCAATCCGGGCAACTCGGGCGGTCCGCTACTCAACGTGGATGGCGAAATGATCGGTATCAATGTAGCGGTGCGTGTCGGCGCTCAGGGCATTGGATTTGCCATTCCCGTCGACAAAGCGATGGAAGTCGCGGCTCAGTTATTGAGCAAAGAACGAGCCGGCATTTGGCATGGGGTGATTACCGACCGCAAGGGGCCGGAGCGAAACCAAGGATTGGTCGCCGCGAGGATTCAACAAAGCAGTCCGGCCGCCACGGCCGGCATTCGCCCCGGCGACGTGATTTCAAGGGTGAACAACATCAAGATTGCGAGAGCCTTGGATCTAGAGCGGGCGTTGATCGGCATGCGTGTAGGCCAAGAGACATCAGTCCTGGTTCAACGTCAGGGCACGGAGATTCCAATGCAGCTGACATTGGCGAGTGTTTCCAGTTCCAAGCGTCAAAAGCTCCAGTCAGCCACGTCGGTATTCGACACGGCTTGGAGCACATTTGGCATGCAATTAACGGAAATCCCAGCCAAGGATTTCCACAGTAGCTCGGACCAATTCAAAGGCGGACTGCGAATTGTGACGGTACGTGCCGCAAGTCCAGCCGCTCGCCAAGGCGTACGTTCGGGGGATATCCTGGTTGGTTTGCACAAGTGGGAAACATCATCTGCTGCCGATTTGGCATACATCCTCAAACAGCCCAACGTCAGCAAGAATCAGTCAGTCAAGTTCTTCATCATGCGTGGCAACGAGACACTCTTCGGCCATCTGCCTGTTACGCATCGCCGTTAAAAGGGATCATCCGGGTGCCTTGTGAACCGGGTGCCAGCCTGACCATAATGAAGCTTTCGATCCTTCGCGCGAGCAGATGTGGAAAATGGAAGCAGAGTTTGTTGCCTGGCTCCGCCAGCGTCTTGCAACCCAACCGACGACTCCCTTGGGCTTGAGCGACGATGCTGCCTTGCTTCCAGTCGCGGGTGACTGCGTGATCACCTCGGATTTGCTATGCGATGGTGTCCACTTTGAAATGAAAGACACCGATTTTCGGCGCATCGGTCACAAGGCCCTGGCGGTTAACCTGAGTGATTTGGCCGCGATGGCGGTCACTCCTCAGGCTGCCTTTGTCTCCCTGCTCTTGCCGCATGAAACAACCCTGCAAATGATTCAGGAAATCTACGAAGGCATGCTTGCCTTGGCGGAACGATACGATCTGGCGATCGCAGGTGGCGATACAAA
This DNA window, taken from Pirellulaceae bacterium, encodes the following:
- a CDS encoding trypsin-like peptidase domain-containing protein; this translates as MKHSRPTRQCPASCLQKLAFALIFVAISSNLSSASSLRRSAIVRAVAQARPAVVSIHGQKTISNDQYRNAGSRRVNGMGTGVIIDGRGYIVTNHHVVESVGEIKVNLDNGKAYVARLVAHDPFTDLAIIKIPTRDKLDLINIGNSQDLMTGEEVIAVGNAYGYEQTVTRGIVSALHRTVKVNDEQKYYDLIQTDASINPGNSGGPLLNVDGEMIGINVAVRVGAQGIGFAIPVDKAMEVAAQLLSKERAGIWHGVITDRKGPERNQGLVAARIQQSSPAATAGIRPGDVISRVNNIKIARALDLERALIGMRVGQETSVLVQRQGTEIPMQLTLASVSSSKRQKLQSATSVFDTAWSTFGMQLTEIPAKDFHSSSDQFKGGLRIVTVRAASPAARQGVRSGDILVGLHKWETSSAADLAYILKQPNVSKNQSVKFFIMRGNETLFGHLPVTHRR